One Candidatus Paceibacterota bacterium genomic region harbors:
- a CDS encoding class F sortase, with amino-acid sequence MLRWKLFRAGMLGIAGVFITILCVDISLIVQTTDAKMVASVSVLPAIPAEQPDTGIPVRLQIPAIHIDAPIISVGLSSDGTMEMPKGPTDAAWFDIGPRPGEKGSAVISGHYGWKDGVAALFDNLHMLKKGDVIYVENEQGVTNNFIVRELRTYGENDDSSDVFGSNDTKAHLNLITCEGTWNKAKKSYSDRLIVFTDKK; translated from the coding sequence ATGCTACGATGGAAGCTTTTTAGAGCGGGGATGCTGGGAATCGCCGGTGTCTTTATAACTATTCTCTGCGTAGATATAAGTCTAATCGTACAAACCACCGACGCTAAGATGGTTGCGTCGGTCAGTGTTCTGCCTGCAATACCCGCAGAACAGCCAGATACCGGGATTCCAGTTCGTCTACAGATTCCTGCGATACATATTGATGCGCCTATTATAAGTGTAGGATTAAGTTCCGATGGAACAATGGAGATGCCGAAGGGTCCCACTGATGCAGCATGGTTTGATATTGGTCCGCGTCCGGGAGAGAAAGGCAGCGCAGTAATCTCGGGGCATTATGGGTGGAAGGACGGCGTAGCCGCCTTATTTGACAATTTACACATGCTTAAGAAGGGGGATGTCATATACGTCGAAAACGAACAAGGGGTGACTAACAATTTTATCGTCCGCGAACTCCGAACCTACGGCGAAAATGATGATTCTTCAGACGTGTTCGGTTCAAATGATACAAAGGCTCATCTGAATCTCATAACCTGCGAAGGAACATGGAACAAGGCGAAGAAAAGTTATTCCGACCGTCTAATCGTCTTTACCGACAAAAAATAG
- the lepA gene encoding translation elongation factor 4, with amino-acid sequence MDTAHIRNFSIIAHIDHGKSTLADRMLELTGTIEKRKMKEQVLDMMDLERERGITIKMQPVRMQYKQKLGDLPTSNSYELNLIDTPGHIDFSYEVSRALQAVEGAILLVDATQGVQAQTLTTLRTAQALGVKIIPVINKIDLAVAQVEEVKAEIIELLHCEEKDILAASGKTGAGVLEILDAVIERVPAPQSDVGKDPPLPEAEERPFPLNSSRSLVFDFEYDIHAGLIVYVRVIDGMIHKKDALAFIAGKDQFTVLELGIFSPQKKPCEMLSPGEIGYLVTGIKKTGAARVGDTITTASRPLAPLPGYSEPRPVVWASVYPENQDDFMTLRQALERLRLQDSALSFEEEAAGAVGRGFRCGFLGMLHLEIISERLRREFNLELIITSPTISYEIQRTNGTREKVYSATAFPEESQIEKVYERWVDAQIITPPEYMGSLVQLFHEHEATVVNTEIFGDHRTALSIQIPLRELMRNFFDEIKSVTSGYASIAYTFADMREADVIKVEVLIADEVVPAFSRIVSRARLQKEAEEIVEKIKNVIPRQMFDFKIQAKAGGRILSSRHLSGMKKDVTDYLYGGDITRKMKLREKQKKGKKKMKAMGVVNIPHDVFLKVMK; translated from the coding sequence ATGGATACTGCGCATATACGCAACTTCTCAATAATCGCTCACATTGACCACGGTAAGTCAACCTTGGCGGACCGCATGTTGGAGCTCACAGGGACCATCGAGAAGCGCAAGATGAAAGAGCAGGTACTCGATATGATGGATCTGGAAAGGGAACGGGGGATTACCATCAAGATGCAACCGGTGCGGATGCAGTACAAACAGAAGTTAGGAGATCTCCCAACTTCTAACTCCTATGAACTCAACCTCATTGACACGCCCGGGCATATCGACTTCTCTTACGAGGTTTCGCGAGCACTGCAGGCCGTTGAAGGCGCGATACTCCTTGTAGATGCGACGCAAGGTGTGCAGGCCCAGACCTTAACGACACTTCGCACCGCGCAGGCATTGGGGGTAAAGATAATTCCTGTTATTAACAAGATAGATCTTGCTGTTGCGCAAGTTGAGGAAGTAAAGGCGGAGATTATCGAACTTTTGCATTGCGAAGAGAAAGATATTTTGGCCGCTTCTGGCAAGACCGGCGCCGGCGTTTTAGAAATTTTGGACGCGGTTATTGAGCGTGTTCCTGCTCCGCAGTCGGACGTGGGCAAGGACCCACCTCTGCCTGAAGCTGAGGAGAGACCTTTCCCGCTCAATTCCAGCCGTTCGCTAGTCTTCGACTTCGAATACGATATTCATGCCGGACTCATAGTGTACGTTCGTGTCATAGACGGCATGATCCACAAAAAGGACGCGCTTGCATTCATTGCCGGTAAAGACCAATTTACCGTGCTGGAGCTCGGGATCTTTTCTCCGCAAAAGAAACCGTGCGAAATGCTATCGCCCGGTGAGATCGGATATTTGGTGACCGGCATCAAGAAGACCGGCGCCGCGCGCGTCGGCGATACTATTACCACAGCCTCACGACCACTTGCGCCCCTGCCGGGCTATAGCGAGCCGCGGCCTGTAGTCTGGGCATCGGTCTATCCGGAGAATCAAGACGACTTCATGACGCTCCGCCAAGCGCTTGAGCGATTGCGCTTGCAAGACTCCGCACTCTCCTTCGAAGAAGAAGCGGCAGGGGCTGTCGGCAGGGGATTTCGTTGCGGATTTCTCGGCATGTTGCATCTCGAAATTATTTCAGAAAGATTAAGACGTGAATTTAATCTGGAACTCATAATCACTTCACCGACTATTAGTTACGAAATCCAGCGAACTAACGGAACAAGAGAAAAGGTCTATTCCGCAACGGCCTTCCCCGAAGAGTCGCAGATTGAGAAGGTGTATGAGCGCTGGGTGGATGCGCAGATTATAACCCCGCCGGAATATATGGGCTCGCTCGTCCAGCTCTTCCATGAACATGAGGCGACGGTTGTGAATACAGAAATATTCGGCGATCATCGTACGGCATTATCTATTCAGATACCTTTGCGCGAGCTAATGCGCAACTTCTTCGACGAGATTAAAAGCGTCACTTCCGGTTATGCGTCCATAGCTTATACCTTCGCCGATATGCGCGAGGCTGACGTTATCAAGGTTGAGGTGCTTATTGCCGATGAAGTTGTGCCCGCGTTCTCACGTATTGTCTCTCGGGCACGTCTGCAAAAGGAGGCCGAAGAGATTGTTGAGAAGATTAAGAATGTCATCCCACGACAGATGTTCGACTTCAAGATCCAGGCCAAGGCCGGCGGGCGCATCTTGTCGTCACGCCATTTGTCGGGTATGAAGAAGGATGTCACAGACTACCTGTACGGCGGCGACATCACGCGCAAAATGAAACTCCGCGAAAAGCAGAAGAAAGGCAAGAAGAAGATGAAAGCGATGGGAGTGGTAAACATCCCGCACGACGTCTTCTTGAAGGTGATGAAGTAG
- a CDS encoding RNHCP domain-containing protein, which translates to MTFIKNKEDFICEHCGYEVKGNGYTNHCSKCLWSKHVDIDPGDRASDCGGMMEPIGYENLVGEERIVLRCKKCAHERPNKVSPEDSRDAIVGLASPRS; encoded by the coding sequence ATGACATTCATAAAAAACAAAGAAGACTTTATTTGCGAGCATTGCGGATACGAAGTAAAAGGGAACGGTTATACTAATCACTGCTCCAAATGTCTCTGGAGCAAGCATGTAGACATAGACCCGGGCGATCGCGCATCAGATTGCGGCGGTATGATGGAACCGATAGGGTACGAGAATCTCGTAGGCGAAGAACGTATCGTATTACGCTGCAAAAAGTGTGCTCATGAACGTCCGAACAAAGTCTCGCCCGAAGACTCGAGAGATGCTATAGTAGGGCTTGCGAGCCCCCGTAGTTAA
- a CDS encoding AAA family ATPase, translated as MYNFIFIRGAQGTGKTTLTRLLKEKLNSVNIDFDWIRGFHLNRDWTNVSEAEEELTVENLVLLLKNYAKHDYYNVIIGGGVSEKLLEQLKRYKTIVFTLYLRDDEILKQRVLTETRDSGFRDYKTAIENNEKYRTESHFPNNHKIDSTDQTPEETASEIVTIINR; from the coding sequence ATGTACAACTTTATCTTCATTCGTGGTGCCCAGGGCACAGGAAAAACTACACTCACCAGACTACTGAAAGAAAAACTTAACTCGGTTAATATTGATTTTGATTGGATACGAGGATTTCACTTAAATCGTGATTGGACCAATGTTTCTGAGGCAGAAGAAGAGTTGACTGTTGAAAATCTAGTTCTCTTGTTAAAAAACTATGCAAAACACGACTACTATAATGTAATTATAGGCGGGGGAGTATCGGAAAAACTTTTAGAGCAACTGAAAAGGTATAAAACCATAGTTTTTACTCTCTATCTGAGAGATGATGAAATTCTCAAGCAAAGAGTTTTAACAGAAACCAGAGATAGTGGCTTTAGAGATTACAAAACAGCCATCGAGAATAACGAGAAGTATAGAACTGAATCTCATTTCCCCAACAATCATAAAATCGACAGCACGGATCAAACTCCGGAAGAAACAGCGAGCGAAATAGTCACTATTATCAATAGATAA
- a CDS encoding transposase, which yields MDRAPIEEDSFHHVYNRGVDKRVIFEEDKDYKRFLLYLQVLNDTEVQSPNTFEVLSQRAEEDEKKERLADVVAFCLMPNHFHLLLHECREGGISRFMQRLGTAYTMYFNEKNDRSGALFQGPFKSKLVDDEEYLLGVIDYIHLNPREIEHLSEYRWSSYHDFCNQKKYDKILTAEALNDFTELPKDYRRWITGQHDFSAINHITIDHK from the coding sequence ATGGATCGCGCACCAATTGAAGAGGATTCATTTCATCATGTATACAATCGCGGCGTTGATAAGCGTGTTATTTTTGAGGAGGATAAAGACTACAAAAGATTTCTCTTGTATCTCCAAGTTTTAAACGACACAGAAGTTCAAAGTCCCAATACATTCGAAGTCCTTTCTCAAAGGGCAGAAGAAGATGAGAAAAAGGAGCGACTTGCAGACGTTGTCGCATTCTGTTTGATGCCCAATCATTTCCATTTGCTTCTGCATGAATGTCGAGAAGGGGGAATCAGCAGATTTATGCAAAGGTTGGGTACGGCGTATACAATGTACTTTAATGAAAAGAATGATAGGAGCGGAGCGCTTTTCCAAGGACCGTTTAAAAGTAAGTTAGTTGACGACGAAGAATACTTGCTCGGAGTAATCGACTATATTCACCTAAACCCTCGAGAGATTGAACATTTGAGCGAGTACCGATGGTCAAGCTATCACGATTTTTGCAATCAGAAAAAGTACGATAAAATCCTTACGGCAGAAGCTCTTAATGATTTTACTGAACTTCCAAAAGATTATCGCAGGTGGATCACAGGCCAGCACGACTTTTCGGCGATAAACCACATAACCATAGACCATAAATAG
- the murI gene encoding glutamate racemase: MKKNIGVFDSGFGGINILRGIVKALPEYNYIYLGDTARTPYGTRSTDVVYEFTRQAVDFLLLNNCELIILACNTASSDALRKIQQEYLPEKYPSKRVLGVLIPAAEEAMQQTRNKRIGVIATEGTVKSGAFVRELTKLDKEVKVFQQACPLLVPIVESGEDRAIFTKQILEKYLNPLKTKNIDTLILGCTHYGILEKQIKNIMGRKVQIISEASIIPKKLKEYFAQHPEIESKLARDGGCKFYSTDLTEKFTRLGSRFFGKKILAEKVELK, from the coding sequence ATGAAAAAGAATATAGGCGTGTTTGATTCCGGCTTCGGTGGGATCAATATATTACGGGGGATTGTTAAAGCTCTGCCCGAGTATAATTATATATATCTCGGCGATACGGCGCGGACGCCTTATGGCACCCGTTCTACGGATGTTGTTTATGAATTCACGCGACAAGCGGTTGATTTTCTTTTATTAAACAATTGCGAGCTTATTATTCTTGCCTGCAATACGGCATCCAGTGATGCTCTGCGTAAGATACAGCAAGAATATCTGCCAGAGAAGTATCCGAGCAAACGAGTGCTGGGCGTGCTCATCCCGGCAGCAGAAGAAGCGATGCAACAAACAAGAAATAAAAGAATAGGCGTTATCGCCACAGAGGGGACTGTTAAATCGGGCGCATTTGTGCGCGAACTTACTAAACTTGATAAAGAAGTAAAAGTTTTTCAACAGGCCTGTCCGCTTCTGGTGCCAATCGTCGAGTCCGGAGAGGATCGCGCAATTTTTACAAAGCAGATTCTGGAAAAATATCTCAATCCCCTTAAAACGAAAAATATAGATACGCTAATACTCGGCTGTACGCATTATGGTATATTAGAGAAGCAGATTAAAAATATCATGGGCAGAAAAGTGCAAATTATATCTGAGGCGAGTATTATACCAAAGAAACTCAAAGAGTACTTTGCACAGCATCCGGAAATTGAGAGCAAGCTGGCTAGAGATGGAGGATGTAAATTCTACTCAACCGATCTGACTGAAAAATTCACAAGACTCGGCAGTAGATTCTTCGGTAAGAAAATTCTTGCAGAAAAAGTAGAACTCAAATAA
- a CDS encoding tetratricopeptide repeat protein yields MNDELLAKEMLSSLNDELGGNESSAKKKRPSYAPLFDNIAGWLLIAVIFLLPFIILPFASVPLDLAKKATLVIGVSLAFLFWLGARLEDGILSVPKSPILLGGGLVALTALISSIASGMFNVTFWGIGTETNTVAALFVFVALLLLSAIYFQSRKRLATAVKVFMLSFMILAVLELLRLFPTFQGVVPMFGHGTTVFGLLPNVTDNLLGKWNNLGTFFALGVVVCMSLLELIESHAPRLLYIGGAVGLLLMFLVNFNVAWAVLGVIALVLLVYRLSMQKMFGAKPAPAVLISFIVFLLFSAFGMPWLIAHNYSPYLVTLIIVVLGFAVLYYSKKLGIISSPALYVLLISILCFFLYTQIGSYLGANQISSLEVRPAWGSTFEVVGKVLSKHALTGSGPNTFSNDWLTYKPAGVNDTVFWSTDFNAGVGYIPTFVATTGILGLIAWLFLLVSYLYFGIKALFKLSGDHLTHGVLSVSFLSSLFLWIMAVVYVPDTVVLALAFAATGIFVSSLVTTKFSGEFTLSFFNSPRFSFVGVLSIVVLMLVSVSFLFFSVKKYIALANFQSALIVSNTSGDLVATSKYLETAVSLDGSDVFYRSLTDLHVLEMSKLMNTSDVPKEELQKQFQAVLAKAIESGSNAVKADGANYQNHLSFGRVYESLVPILPAAYDRAVAEYKAALALNPHNPQIYLTMARLEVAKGDKTKAREMISKALAEKSNYAAAIFLLSQIEADAGNLDAAIKNAQQAAELAPQDIGALFQLGFLKYMKHDYAGAISVLGAAVQINPSYSNAKYFLGLSLAKTGKTNDAIQQFKEIAESNPDNADVKRILGNLEAGRDALTNAPAPAPEKRKSPPVAQ; encoded by the coding sequence ATGAATGACGAACTCTTGGCTAAAGAGATGCTCTCCTCCCTTAATGACGAACTTGGTGGTAACGAAAGCTCGGCGAAGAAAAAGCGCCCCAGTTACGCTCCGCTTTTTGATAATATTGCCGGTTGGTTGCTCATTGCCGTTATTTTCCTCCTGCCTTTCATAATTCTTCCTTTTGCTTCTGTCCCGCTTGATCTCGCCAAGAAGGCAACGCTTGTTATCGGTGTCAGCTTGGCGTTTCTTTTTTGGCTCGGCGCGCGCCTAGAGGACGGTATCCTTTCGGTGCCAAAGAGCCCAATACTGCTTGGTGGCGGGCTTGTTGCATTGACCGCGCTCATATCATCGATAGCCTCCGGCATGTTCAATGTTACATTCTGGGGGATAGGGACAGAGACCAACACTGTTGCCGCATTGTTCGTCTTCGTTGCCTTGCTACTTCTTTCCGCAATCTATTTCCAATCAAGGAAACGTTTGGCGACAGCAGTGAAAGTATTCATGCTCTCCTTTATGATTTTGGCGGTTCTCGAACTCCTAAGACTTTTTCCGACATTTCAGGGAGTTGTTCCGATGTTCGGGCATGGGACGACCGTCTTCGGCCTTTTGCCGAATGTTACCGACAACTTGCTCGGCAAGTGGAACAACCTCGGCACATTTTTCGCTCTAGGCGTTGTTGTGTGCATGTCTCTTTTGGAACTCATCGAGTCTCATGCTCCCAGACTCCTATATATAGGAGGGGCGGTCGGACTGCTTCTTATGTTTCTCGTAAACTTCAACGTTGCTTGGGCAGTGCTCGGCGTTATTGCGCTAGTTCTTCTTGTCTATCGGCTTTCTATGCAGAAGATGTTTGGTGCCAAGCCGGCTCCGGCCGTGCTTATAAGTTTCATCGTATTCTTGCTTTTTAGTGCCTTCGGCATGCCGTGGCTTATTGCCCATAACTACTCGCCCTACCTCGTCACGCTGATAATCGTTGTTCTGGGCTTCGCGGTTCTTTATTATTCCAAGAAGCTGGGGATTATTTCATCACCGGCCCTTTATGTGTTGCTAATCTCGATACTTTGCTTCTTCTTGTATACACAGATAGGTAGTTATCTCGGTGCCAATCAGATAAGTTCGCTCGAGGTTCGTCCGGCTTGGGGCTCGACATTTGAGGTTGTCGGTAAGGTCTTAAGCAAACACGCCTTGACGGGTAGCGGTCCGAATACCTTCTCTAATGACTGGCTTACTTATAAGCCGGCTGGTGTTAACGATACGGTATTCTGGAGCACCGACTTCAACGCCGGCGTCGGATATATACCGACCTTCGTCGCTACGACAGGAATCCTCGGATTGATTGCCTGGCTCTTCCTCTTGGTGTCCTACCTTTACTTCGGTATCAAGGCACTCTTTAAACTTTCCGGCGATCATCTGACGCACGGCGTGCTCTCGGTATCATTCTTATCGTCACTTTTCCTGTGGATAATGGCGGTGGTCTATGTGCCTGACACGGTAGTCCTCGCGCTAGCCTTCGCCGCTACAGGTATATTTGTGAGCAGTCTGGTCACTACTAAATTCAGCGGTGAATTCACACTGTCTTTCTTCAACAGCCCGCGCTTCAGCTTCGTCGGAGTATTAAGCATTGTTGTACTGATGCTTGTCTCGGTATCATTCCTATTCTTCTCGGTCAAGAAATACATAGCGCTCGCCAATTTCCAATCCGCTCTTATTGTCAGCAACACGAGCGGCGACTTGGTGGCAACGTCTAAATACTTAGAAACAGCAGTCAGCCTTGATGGTTCCGATGTCTTCTATCGTTCACTTACCGATCTGCATGTCCTGGAGATGAGCAAGCTCATGAACACATCCGACGTTCCGAAAGAAGAATTGCAAAAACAGTTCCAAGCTGTGCTCGCAAAGGCAATTGAGAGCGGTTCTAACGCAGTGAAGGCCGACGGCGCCAATTACCAGAATCATCTTTCGTTCGGCCGCGTGTACGAATCATTGGTACCTATACTACCGGCCGCTTATGATCGCGCAGTGGCAGAATATAAAGCCGCGCTTGCGCTTAATCCTCACAATCCCCAGATCTACTTGACGATGGCCAGACTCGAAGTGGCGAAGGGCGACAAAACCAAGGCGCGCGAGATGATCAGTAAGGCGCTGGCAGAGAAGAGTAACTACGCCGCCGCCATCTTCTTGCTCTCACAGATAGAGGCTGATGCCGGGAATCTCGATGCCGCTATTAAGAATGCGCAACAAGCCGCAGAGCTTGCTCCGCAGGATATCGGCGCACTATTCCAGCTCGGATTCTTGAAGTACATGAAGCATGATTATGCCGGTGCCATAAGCGTGCTCGGTGCCGCTGTCCAGATTAACCCGAGCTATTCAAATGCTAAGTATTTCTTGGGCCTAAGCTTGGCCAAGACCGGCAAGACCAATGACGCTATTCAGCAGTTCAAGGAGATCGCAGAGTCCAACCCGGACAATGCCGACGTGAAGCGCATTCTCGGCAACCTCGAAGCCGGTCGTGATGCGCTAACGAACGCCCCAGCCCCAGCGCCAGAAAAACGCAAATCTCCCCCCGTCGCACAATAA
- a CDS encoding GIY-YIG nuclease family protein has translation MYYVYFLKSLKNNSRYIGSTSDLKERVKRHNAGFGGRYSSINKPFKLVYYEAYLDKRDALAAEKFYKTGFGREAIKSRLKFSVEK, from the coding sequence ATGTACTACGTCTATTTCCTAAAAAGTCTGAAGAACAATAGCAGATATATTGGCAGCACCAGTGATTTGAAAGAAAGAGTCAAAAGACACAACGCAGGGTTTGGCGGTCGATACTCCTCAATTAACAAGCCGTTCAAACTGGTATATTATGAAGCTTATTTAGACAAACGCGACGCACTTGCCGCGGAGAAGTTTTATAAGACGGGTTTTGGCAGAGAGGCAATAAAGAGTCGGTTGAAGTTTAGTGTTGAAAAATAA
- a CDS encoding ice-binding family protein — protein MKFKKSSLIIAGVFSLAVGGMGVSVVLAATTINLGSANTYAVLGGSAITNTGASVINGDLGLSPGSAVTGIPPATLNGTQHIGDAGAVQAESDLTTAYNAAAGQSTLSTISTELGGSTKTAGVYDSAAGTFGITGTLTLDAQGDPNAVFIFKTASTLITAGASNVVLANGAQACNVFWQVGSSATLGTNSTFKGNILALQSATLTTGANVEGRVLARNGAVTLDSNMITKATCAVVPPAVVIPPPASTPVVVAPLMPPLISVKKVPSLVATLPAGGGTVAFDYAVSNVGTVAMSNITINDDKCSPVTFISGDTNGDLKLDVTETWNYRCTQNITQTTTNSVVVTGQANGFTATDSANAIVNVGVATQAPLIHLIKTPNLFVLPRSGPVTYTYTVTNPGTVPLNNVSVVDDKCSPVSGYTGDVNNDNLLDLSETWAYSCQMNLTSNTVNTATAEGSASGLTAIDYALATVLVTPPTLPKSGFGPDYTTASESLFITAGVFATILTLFAIRKKQVI, from the coding sequence ATGAAGTTTAAAAAGAGTTCACTAATAATTGCGGGAGTATTTTCTTTAGCAGTTGGTGGTATGGGTGTAAGTGTTGTGCTTGCTGCAACGACCATTAATCTTGGTAGCGCTAATACATACGCGGTGCTTGGTGGTTCGGCTATTACCAATACGGGCGCCAGTGTTATTAACGGCGACCTGGGTTTGAGCCCGGGTTCTGCGGTCACAGGCATCCCACCGGCGACGTTGAACGGCACGCAACATATAGGTGACGCAGGAGCAGTCCAAGCAGAATCAGATCTGACGACGGCGTACAATGCCGCAGCAGGACAATCAACGCTTTCCACTATCTCCACAGAGCTCGGTGGCTCGACAAAAACCGCCGGTGTCTATGATTCTGCGGCGGGGACCTTTGGTATCACCGGCACGTTGACCCTCGATGCGCAGGGTGACCCCAATGCTGTCTTTATATTCAAAACAGCTTCAACGCTAATAACTGCCGGTGCCAGCAACGTGGTGCTCGCTAACGGCGCCCAGGCCTGTAATGTCTTTTGGCAAGTGGGCAGTTCAGCGACGCTCGGGACAAACTCGACATTCAAAGGCAATATCCTTGCCTTGCAATCTGCGACGTTGACGACCGGGGCGAATGTCGAAGGTCGCGTGCTCGCACGGAACGGAGCCGTCACTCTGGACTCGAACATGATAACCAAAGCAACTTGTGCGGTTGTGCCACCTGCGGTAGTAATACCACCACCTGCCTCTACCCCTGTAGTTGTTGCTCCATTGATGCCGCCGCTTATCAGCGTTAAAAAAGTCCCCTCGCTGGTTGCAACATTACCCGCTGGTGGCGGGACTGTTGCCTTCGATTATGCAGTCTCGAATGTCGGCACAGTCGCCATGAGCAACATCACGATCAACGACGATAAGTGTTCCCCTGTAACGTTCATTTCGGGCGATACGAACGGAGATTTAAAATTGGACGTAACAGAAACATGGAACTATCGTTGTACCCAGAACATCACGCAGACCACGACCAACAGCGTCGTCGTGACCGGCCAAGCGAACGGCTTCACCGCCACCGACAGTGCGAATGCGATCGTCAACGTTGGCGTTGCAACACAGGCGCCTTTAATCCATCTTATAAAAACGCCTAATCTATTTGTACTGCCAAGGAGTGGGCCGGTGACATACACCTATACGGTAACTAACCCCGGCACAGTTCCTCTAAATAATGTAAGTGTGGTTGATGATAAGTGTAGCCCGGTCTCCGGCTATACTGGTGACGTTAATAACGACAATTTGCTTGATCTGTCGGAAACCTGGGCATATTCCTGCCAGATGAATTTAACGTCCAACACAGTAAACACCGCGACGGCAGAAGGTAGCGCCAGTGGTCTCACCGCGATCGATTACGCACTTGCAACAGTCCTCGTCACTCCCCCTACGTTGCCAAAATCAGGATTTGGACCAGACTATACCACCGCTTCAGAAAGCTTATTCATTACGGCCGGAGTTTTTGCGACAATACTAACCCTCTTTGCAATTCGAAAGAAGCAAGTTATTTGA